The proteins below come from a single Brevundimonas sp. LM2 genomic window:
- a CDS encoding hfsB yields MVDLTSEMAGLWAALGSAPAHRGRVIQFVCAGTGEGASTVAREFARLAAVRARKPVWLIDADLAQPGQQEAIGADWERFGRLGPATASSPDGSCFFVVSPPVVGKDRKPIAPARLMTARPCLGGRLWVSRFRAEVLRSGQRAEPLPDPRYWDAMRQHADTVIIDAPAADRSDLSITLAPFVDATVLVVAGEMSGASEPVILRDEIESVGGRIAGVVVNRSTYRPPAFLKRLTG; encoded by the coding sequence ATGGTCGATCTCACAAGCGAAATGGCGGGCCTCTGGGCGGCGCTGGGATCGGCTCCCGCCCATCGCGGACGGGTCATCCAATTCGTCTGCGCCGGGACCGGGGAGGGGGCCTCCACCGTCGCGCGCGAGTTCGCCCGGCTGGCCGCCGTCCGGGCCCGCAAGCCCGTCTGGCTGATCGACGCCGACCTGGCTCAGCCGGGTCAGCAGGAGGCGATCGGGGCCGACTGGGAGCGGTTCGGTCGCCTGGGCCCCGCCACCGCGTCCTCGCCGGACGGATCCTGCTTCTTCGTCGTCAGTCCGCCGGTCGTCGGCAAGGACCGCAAGCCGATCGCCCCCGCCCGTCTGATGACCGCCCGACCCTGCCTCGGCGGCCGGCTGTGGGTCAGCCGGTTCCGGGCCGAGGTGCTGCGCTCCGGCCAGCGGGCCGAGCCTCTGCCCGATCCCCGCTACTGGGACGCGATGCGCCAGCATGCCGACACCGTCATCATCGACGCCCCGGCGGCGGACCGCAGCGACCTGTCGATCACCCTGGCCCCGTTCGTGGACGCCACGGTGCTGGTGGTCGCCGGCGAGATGTCCGGAGCCAGCGAGCCCGTCATCCTGCGCGACGAGATCGAATCGGTCGGCGGCCGGATCGCCGGGGTCGTGGTCAACCGCTCGACCTATCGCCCGCCGGCTTTCCTGAAACGACTGACGGGCTGA
- a CDS encoding chain-length determining protein gives MRSASASTYVSARPRYGVLDVIGLLFRELLLMVILFLVILALGTAAVLTLKKTYTAGASLFVGAGQEYVYQPRVGLGERQSTPPAPGEVAQAEANILGSREVKLRAVRALGLDFFQKPGRASNDPVAKQEGDAIKALNDGLSVSTTPQSSIIGLGFESDSAEKSARILNAVLDQYLIYRREVFQDRSTPAIQSQRRVFEDELADVDLTYESFLMSNDIGDFAASKVALAAVYQSTLTEKLSVENQLNQAARRLQTLVAQQAGTPAEVTLQQDLNVSAQDQILQLRTEREQLLARYQPGSQPVQDIEARIAGLQAYVASGTTVGAKEVRLGPNPVWTELETTRITTQAERDSLAARLGSVNRQLAEIQDRQARMTRLESENATLASNRDVLTANIRDFQQREAQSRADAGLVRAGADNVRVIERAAAPTRGTSLKAPLLALVILFAGFTALCVGLLRVFTRRGLATPAIVGRTLDMPVLAVAPMKA, from the coding sequence ATGCGTTCTGCCAGCGCGTCGACCTATGTCTCGGCCCGCCCCCGCTACGGGGTGCTGGATGTCATCGGCCTGCTGTTCCGCGAACTGCTGCTGATGGTGATCCTCTTTCTGGTGATTCTCGCCCTCGGGACCGCCGCCGTCCTGACCCTGAAGAAGACCTACACCGCCGGGGCCAGCCTGTTTGTCGGTGCCGGGCAGGAATACGTCTATCAACCGCGCGTCGGGCTGGGCGAGCGCCAGTCGACCCCGCCGGCCCCCGGCGAGGTCGCCCAGGCGGAGGCCAACATCCTCGGCAGCCGCGAGGTCAAGCTGCGCGCCGTCCGCGCCCTGGGGCTCGACTTCTTCCAGAAGCCCGGGCGGGCCTCGAACGATCCGGTGGCGAAACAGGAGGGCGATGCGATCAAGGCGCTGAACGACGGACTCAGCGTCTCCACCACGCCGCAGAGCTCGATCATCGGCCTGGGCTTCGAGAGCGACAGCGCCGAGAAATCGGCCCGGATCCTGAACGCCGTGCTGGACCAGTATCTGATCTACCGGCGCGAGGTGTTCCAGGACCGTTCGACGCCCGCCATCCAGTCCCAGCGCCGGGTATTCGAGGACGAACTGGCGGACGTCGACCTGACCTATGAGAGTTTCCTGATGTCCAACGACATCGGCGACTTCGCCGCGTCCAAGGTCGCCCTGGCCGCCGTCTATCAGTCGACCCTGACCGAGAAACTGTCCGTCGAGAACCAGCTGAACCAGGCCGCGCGCCGTCTGCAGACCCTGGTAGCGCAGCAGGCGGGTACCCCGGCCGAGGTCACCCTGCAGCAGGACCTGAACGTCTCGGCCCAAGACCAGATCCTGCAGCTGCGGACCGAGCGCGAGCAGTTGCTGGCCCGCTATCAGCCCGGCAGCCAGCCGGTGCAGGACATCGAGGCGCGCATCGCGGGGCTGCAGGCCTACGTCGCCTCGGGCACGACCGTGGGCGCCAAGGAGGTCCGGCTGGGGCCCAACCCGGTCTGGACCGAGCTGGAGACGACCCGCATCACCACCCAGGCGGAGCGTGACTCGCTGGCGGCGCGGCTGGGCTCGGTCAATCGCCAGCTGGCCGAGATCCAGGACCGTCAGGCGCGGATGACGCGGCTGGAGTCCGAGAACGCGACCCTGGCCTCCAACCGCGATGTCCTGACCGCCAACATCCGCGACTTCCAGCAGCGCGAGGCCCAGAGCCGCGCCGACGCCGGCCTGGTCCGCGCCGGGGCCGACAATGTGCGGGTCATCGAACGGGCCGCCGCCCCGACGCGCGGCACCAGCCTGAAAGCCCCGCTTCTGGCCCTCGTGATCCTGTTCGCCGGTTTCACCGCCCTGTGCGTCGGTCTGTTGCGGGTCTTCACCCGGCGCGGCCTCGCCACCCCGGCGATCGTGGGGCGGACGCTGGACATGCCCGTTCTGGCCGTCGCACCGATGAAGGCGTGA
- a CDS encoding polysaccharide biosynthesis/export family protein, producing MLHRRQILWTLGATLLASSTAACATAPGASRAAGLQSEGFADVAFADWSDAEPEYLLFPGDEIEVATPTANELTRTIKVGPDGRIALPLIGQAMAADRTLADLESDLSAAYASQLVRPVVEVTLKTAGPMKVWVAGEVRTPGVYDMNGDIDAYQAVIQAGDVLPGANPGQVALIRRGPGGVRMMRVVDVRPRRGEPVALRRGDILFVPRSSLGELANFFTLIRGALPIGFNYSINGQYQQF from the coding sequence ATGCTTCATCGCCGACAGATTCTGTGGACCCTCGGCGCGACCCTGCTGGCGTCGTCGACCGCCGCCTGCGCCACTGCCCCGGGGGCCTCGAGGGCCGCCGGGCTGCAGAGCGAAGGGTTCGCCGACGTCGCCTTCGCCGACTGGAGCGATGCCGAGCCCGAGTATCTGCTGTTCCCCGGCGACGAGATCGAGGTGGCGACCCCCACCGCGAATGAACTGACCCGCACGATCAAGGTCGGTCCCGACGGCCGAATCGCCCTGCCGTTGATCGGCCAGGCCATGGCCGCGGACCGGACCCTGGCGGACCTGGAGTCCGACCTCAGCGCCGCCTATGCGTCCCAACTGGTCCGGCCGGTGGTCGAGGTGACCCTGAAGACGGCGGGTCCCATGAAGGTCTGGGTCGCCGGCGAGGTCCGAACGCCGGGCGTCTATGACATGAACGGCGACATCGACGCCTACCAGGCCGTGATCCAGGCCGGCGACGTCCTGCCGGGGGCCAATCCCGGCCAGGTGGCGCTGATCCGGCGCGGCCCGGGTGGCGTGCGGATGATGCGGGTGGTCGATGTGCGGCCGCGACGCGGTGAGCCCGTGGCCCTGCGGCGCGGCGACATCCTGTTCGTGCCGCGCAGCAGCCTGGGCGAGCTGGCCAACTTCTTCACCCTGATCCGCGGGGCCCTGCCGATCGGCTTCAACTATTCGATCAACGGCCAGTATCAGCAGTTCTAA
- a CDS encoding glutathione S-transferase family protein: MTDPIQLWFWPTPNGWKVSIALEEMEMAYEVVPVNIGTGEQFTPAFQALSPNGRMPAIVDPDGPDGQPLSLFESGAILQYLGNKSGRYYPTDVRARAEVDQWLFWQVGGLGPMAGQTHHFRQYAPALIKDQRQIAYGVRRYTDETHRLYGVMDRRLADRDYLAGEYSIADMAAWPWILPEHQGQSLDDFPHLQAWMDRVGTRPAVIRGRAVGEALRSNLAASGQAAEAARKVLFGQRGKWKPNGSFKSIS; this comes from the coding sequence ATGACCGATCCGATCCAGCTCTGGTTCTGGCCGACGCCGAATGGCTGGAAGGTCTCCATCGCCCTCGAGGAGATGGAGATGGCCTATGAGGTCGTGCCGGTGAACATCGGCACGGGCGAGCAGTTCACGCCCGCCTTCCAGGCCCTCAGCCCCAATGGCCGCATGCCCGCCATCGTCGATCCCGACGGGCCGGACGGCCAACCCCTGTCCTTGTTCGAGAGCGGAGCCATCCTGCAGTATCTGGGCAACAAGTCCGGCCGCTACTATCCGACCGACGTCCGCGCCCGGGCCGAGGTGGACCAGTGGCTGTTCTGGCAGGTCGGGGGTCTGGGGCCGATGGCGGGTCAGACCCATCATTTCCGCCAATACGCCCCGGCCCTCATCAAGGACCAGCGCCAGATCGCCTATGGCGTGCGGCGCTATACCGACGAGACGCATCGCCTGTACGGCGTGATGGATCGGCGCCTGGCGGATCGCGACTACCTGGCGGGCGAGTACTCCATCGCCGACATGGCGGCCTGGCCCTGGATCCTGCCCGAGCACCAGGGCCAGAGCCTCGACGACTTTCCGCATCTGCAGGCCTGGATGGATCGGGTCGGGACCCGACCGGCGGTCATTCGGGGCCGGGCGGTCGGCGAGGCCCTGCGCAGCAACCTGGCCGCCTCGGGCCAGGCGGCGGAGGCGGCCCGCAAGGTGCTGTTCGGCCAGCGAGGCAAGTGGAAGCCTAACGGATCGTTCAAGTCTATTTCCTAG
- a CDS encoding RcnB family protein, which yields MKPTLTTLVALAALALPASLPSLAHAQEAQTDRAERRAANQERRAAVRAEGGERRAGAERGGGGDRVRGEARPDGERFGNRERVGRDGGEGRVGRDRPGSATPPIASTPAQTTPQADGGRDRGGQTRPPRGTEDRGGQDRSDRNRGGRDRDRGDGGRWTSGGNAQDWNRGRDRDRNDGRWNNGNDGQDWNRDRNGGGRHWNNDRNGRRDYGGFNDRWNQNDWRRSFNRSRSYDWWRNDRGFRGYSGVRFGFYFAPNYGYYSVPRSYFGQRYSVGSYLPQVFWRYQLDDYRTYGLGYPPPGTQWVSVDTTIYLIDSADGYIVDAIYDAWRW from the coding sequence ATGAAACCGACCCTTACGACCCTCGTCGCGCTCGCAGCGCTCGCCCTGCCGGCGAGCCTGCCCAGCCTGGCGCACGCCCAGGAGGCACAGACAGACCGCGCCGAACGCCGCGCCGCCAACCAGGAGCGGCGCGCCGCCGTGCGCGCCGAGGGCGGCGAACGACGTGCGGGCGCGGAGCGTGGCGGCGGTGGGGATCGGGTCCGGGGCGAGGCCAGACCCGACGGCGAACGCTTCGGGAACCGGGAACGCGTCGGCCGCGACGGTGGCGAGGGCCGGGTCGGTCGGGACCGCCCGGGTTCGGCGACCCCACCGATCGCCTCGACCCCGGCGCAGACGACGCCTCAGGCCGACGGGGGCCGTGATCGGGGAGGCCAGACGCGCCCGCCGCGCGGGACCGAAGACCGCGGCGGCCAGGACCGCAGCGACCGCAATCGGGGTGGTCGGGACAGGGACCGGGGCGACGGTGGTCGCTGGACCAGCGGCGGAAATGCCCAGGACTGGAACCGCGGGCGGGATCGCGACCGCAACGACGGCCGGTGGAACAACGGCAACGACGGTCAGGACTGGAACCGCGACCGCAACGGCGGCGGCCGCCACTGGAACAACGATCGCAACGGCCGCCGCGACTACGGCGGTTTCAACGATCGCTGGAACCAGAACGACTGGCGTCGCAGCTTCAACCGCAGCCGGTCATACGACTGGTGGCGCAATGACCGGGGCTTCCGCGGCTACAGCGGGGTGCGGTTCGGTTTCTATTTCGCGCCGAACTACGGCTACTACTCGGTGCCGCGCAGCTATTTCGGCCAGCGCTACAGCGTCGGCTCCTACCTGCCGCAGGTGTTCTGGCGCTACCAGCTCGACGACTACCGCACCTACGGCCTGGGCTACCCGCCGCCGGGCACCCAATGGGTCTCCGTCGATACGACGATCTATCTGATCGACAGCGCCGACGGCTACATCGTCGATGCGATCTACGACGCCTGGCGCTGGTAG
- a CDS encoding DNA polymerase III subunit chi: MAETSGEIWFYHLERSTLDQVLPELLDRTLQRGWRARVRVADADRRADLDESLWTWRPDSFLAHGLADQPHAERQPILLTAGDENLNGSQALFIIDGSDMAVTEEFERCFILFDGRDETALHGARERWKALKGQGANLAYWKQSDEGRWEKAA, encoded by the coding sequence GTGGCTGAGACCTCGGGCGAGATCTGGTTCTATCACCTGGAGCGATCCACGCTGGACCAGGTCCTGCCCGAGTTGCTGGACCGCACCCTGCAACGGGGCTGGCGCGCCCGGGTCCGGGTCGCCGACGCGGATCGGCGCGCCGACCTCGACGAGTCGCTGTGGACCTGGCGGCCGGACAGCTTCCTGGCCCATGGTCTGGCCGACCAACCGCACGCCGAGCGCCAGCCGATCCTGCTGACGGCCGGCGACGAGAACCTCAACGGGTCTCAGGCGCTGTTCATCATCGACGGGTCAGACATGGCCGTCACCGAGGAGTTCGAGCGATGCTTCATTCTATTCGACGGGCGCGACGAGACGGCGCTGCACGGGGCGCGCGAGCGCTGGAAGGCGCTGAAGGGGCAGGGGGCCAATCTCGCCTACTGGAAACAGTCGGACGAGGGGCGCTGGGAAAAGGCGGCCTGA
- a CDS encoding leucyl aminopeptidase codes for MNIVFVAEPGVSKALAVLVHDGRALAGSGSDHDAATSGSLTRAMTNSRFTGAASSSLVVAAPQGLQADTVVLVGAGETAKFDDLALETAAGTAYHAVKLSGAETLTIDLGHLSAEQAARAAFAVKLAAYRFDKYRTTEKPDKIPSITTVNIVTPDVVAAQAALEPLNAVADAIYFSRDLVAEPANVLYPAEFARRVKALESLGLTVEILGEKEMEALGMHVLLGVGQGSVRESQLAVIQWNGGAPGDQPIAFVGKGVCFDTGGISIKPAAGMEDMIWDMGGAAAVAGLMHALAGRKAKVNAVGVLGLVENMPDGNAQRPGDIVTSMSGQTVEIINTDAEGRLVLADALWYTQDRFKPKFMIDLATLTGAMIVALGLDYAGVFSNADDVAEAILAAGPKVNENVWRMPLPPQYDKIMDSVNADVKNSAGRDAGSITAGLFLQRFTNGVPWAHIDIAPVAWVSKSTRATVPDGPVGWGVRLLDRMVADTYES; via the coding sequence ATGAATATCGTCTTCGTCGCCGAACCCGGCGTGTCCAAAGCCCTCGCTGTGCTCGTTCATGACGGCCGGGCCCTCGCCGGATCGGGCAGCGACCACGACGCCGCCACCTCGGGCAGCCTGACCCGGGCCATGACCAACAGCCGGTTCACCGGCGCGGCCAGCAGCAGTCTGGTCGTCGCGGCCCCGCAGGGCCTCCAGGCCGATACGGTGGTTCTGGTCGGCGCGGGCGAGACGGCGAAGTTCGACGACCTGGCGCTGGAGACGGCGGCCGGCACGGCCTATCACGCGGTCAAGCTGTCGGGGGCGGAGACGCTGACGATCGATCTGGGCCATCTGTCGGCCGAACAGGCCGCGCGCGCCGCCTTCGCCGTGAAACTGGCCGCCTATCGGTTCGACAAATACCGGACCACGGAAAAGCCCGACAAGATCCCGTCGATCACGACGGTCAACATCGTGACGCCGGATGTCGTGGCGGCCCAGGCCGCTTTGGAACCGCTCAACGCCGTCGCCGACGCCATCTACTTCTCGCGTGATCTGGTCGCAGAGCCTGCCAACGTCCTGTATCCGGCCGAGTTCGCGCGTCGGGTCAAGGCGCTGGAAAGCCTCGGCCTGACCGTCGAGATCCTGGGCGAAAAGGAGATGGAGGCCCTGGGCATGCATGTCCTGCTGGGCGTCGGTCAGGGATCGGTGCGCGAAAGCCAGTTGGCGGTGATCCAGTGGAACGGCGGCGCGCCCGGCGACCAACCCATCGCCTTCGTCGGCAAGGGCGTCTGTTTCGACACCGGCGGCATCTCGATCAAGCCGGCCGCCGGCATGGAAGACATGATCTGGGACATGGGCGGGGCCGCGGCCGTCGCCGGCCTGATGCACGCGCTCGCGGGGCGCAAGGCCAAGGTCAACGCGGTCGGCGTGCTCGGCCTGGTCGAGAACATGCCCGACGGCAACGCCCAGCGCCCGGGTGACATCGTCACCTCCATGTCCGGTCAGACGGTCGAGATCATCAATACGGACGCCGAGGGTCGCCTGGTCCTCGCCGACGCCCTTTGGTACACGCAGGACCGGTTCAAGCCGAAATTCATGATCGATCTGGCGACTCTGACCGGGGCCATGATCGTGGCCCTGGGCCTGGACTATGCCGGGGTGTTCTCGAACGCCGACGACGTCGCCGAGGCCATCCTGGCGGCTGGTCCCAAGGTCAATGAGAACGTCTGGCGCATGCCGCTGCCGCCCCAGTACGACAAGATCATGGACAGCGTGAACGCCGACGTGAAGAACTCGGCCGGCCGCGACGCCGGCTCGATCACGGCGGGCCTGTTCCTGCAGCGCTTCACCAACGGCGTGCCTTGGGCCCACATCGACATCGCTCCGGTGGCCTGGGTCAGCAAGTCGACCCGCGCGACCGTGCCGGACGGCCCCGTGGGCTGGGGCGTCCGTCTGCTCGACCGCATGGTGGCCGACACCTACGAGAGCTGA
- a CDS encoding LptF/LptG family permease, translating to MRRNVRARNRVIFIARMTLIQKYLFRQISLPVAAACASLGGIGILSQTLDQLEIIVERGQSVWVLMKLSLLALPQLFSVILPIGLFVGALIALTRLQREQELTAAYASGMTRWQMIAPGASLAVGVAAIMLLTNVLVQPWAQRATRDQTFAIRTDLAALLVEEGRFVQGPNGLTVYVQQIEQNGLLKNLFIYIEKGDEVTTWDASEARFGRVDGQPVLTMEQGSWQQYSSAGVLQQLVFDGYVFPLGPYVSDDQQVRYKAGDLWMTQLFNPTPAQLRDSGSRGELLAEAHSRLSSPLYALTAMAMALTAILGGAFSRTGYGARIAKAAAAFLVIRVVGYAVVAASAWNGWLNLFQYLLPLVATAVALRLLFRALKPRKASRRGLSRLKVRAA from the coding sequence ATGCGCCGCAACGTCCGCGCCCGCAACCGGGTGATTTTCATCGCCCGCATGACCCTGATTCAGAAATACCTGTTCCGCCAGATCAGCCTGCCCGTCGCGGCTGCCTGCGCGTCGCTGGGCGGGATCGGGATTCTGAGCCAAACCCTGGATCAACTGGAAATCATCGTCGAGCGGGGCCAGAGCGTCTGGGTTCTCATGAAGCTCAGCCTGCTGGCCCTGCCCCAGCTGTTCAGCGTGATCCTGCCGATCGGCCTGTTCGTCGGGGCCCTGATCGCCCTGACGCGGCTGCAGCGCGAACAGGAGCTGACCGCCGCCTATGCCAGCGGCATGACCCGCTGGCAGATGATCGCACCGGGTGCCTCCCTCGCGGTCGGGGTGGCTGCGATCATGCTGCTGACCAATGTCCTCGTGCAGCCCTGGGCCCAGCGGGCCACGAGGGACCAGACGTTCGCCATCCGCACCGACCTGGCCGCCCTGCTGGTCGAGGAAGGGCGTTTCGTCCAGGGGCCGAACGGACTGACGGTCTATGTCCAGCAGATCGAGCAAAACGGCCTGCTGAAGAACCTTTTCATCTATATCGAGAAGGGCGACGAGGTGACCACCTGGGACGCCTCCGAAGCGCGGTTCGGCCGGGTCGACGGCCAGCCGGTCCTGACCATGGAACAGGGGTCCTGGCAGCAGTACAGCTCTGCAGGCGTGCTGCAGCAGCTGGTGTTCGACGGTTACGTCTTTCCGCTGGGCCCCTATGTCAGCGACGATCAGCAGGTCCGCTACAAGGCCGGCGACCTGTGGATGACCCAGCTGTTCAACCCCACGCCCGCGCAGCTCCGCGATTCGGGATCGCGCGGCGAACTGCTCGCGGAGGCCCACTCGCGTCTGTCCTCGCCCCTCTATGCCCTGACGGCGATGGCCATGGCGCTGACGGCGATCCTGGGCGGGGCCTTCAGCCGGACGGGATACGGCGCGCGCATCGCCAAGGCCGCGGCGGCGTTCCTGGTCATCCGGGTCGTGGGCTATGCGGTCGTGGCGGCCAGCGCCTGGAACGGCTGGCTCAACCTGTTTCAGTATCTTCTGCCCCTCGTCGCCACGGCCGTGGCCCTGCGTCTGCTGTTCCGCGCCCTGAAGCCGCGAAAGGCCTCGCGTCGGGGCCTGAGTCGGTTGAAGGTCCGGGCGGCATGA
- the lptG gene encoding LPS export ABC transporter permease LptG has product MSALGDLAAAPRHLLSAMRLGRIERYILAQLARSLAVALGVIGALVMLIDFVEISRGLGSDTDLSAVRILGLMVMKSPAVIVQLLPFVFLFGTLAAFVGLNRRSELIAMRAAGVSAWRFVLPAAGAALIAGVLTVTILGPLAASGDGLFQRERTRISGSVGGGEQEAIWLREGEGQRQMVIRAGRQDRASARLLDVTFFIYATDPQGRRAFTERIDAQSASLAAGRWRLIDAVGAQTGQRATRYSTLDLPSSLADDEAFERFARPQSTPFWSLPGQIQRIEDAGFSSTAYRLRLQQLLSTPLSFAAMTILAAAFSLRLMRLGDLARMAVAAVVLGFAFFFLNQFSAAMGSAEVVPPFLAAWLPAVLTALAALTLLFYTEDG; this is encoded by the coding sequence ATGAGCGCCCTCGGCGATCTCGCGGCGGCGCCGCGTCATCTGCTCAGCGCGATGCGGCTGGGGCGGATCGAGCGCTATATCCTGGCGCAGCTGGCGCGGTCGCTGGCCGTGGCCCTGGGGGTGATCGGCGCGCTCGTCATGCTGATCGACTTCGTGGAGATTTCCCGCGGCCTCGGGTCCGACACCGACCTGTCGGCCGTGCGTATCCTCGGCCTGATGGTGATGAAATCGCCGGCGGTGATCGTCCAGCTGCTGCCGTTCGTCTTCCTGTTTGGAACCCTGGCGGCCTTCGTCGGGCTGAACCGGCGCAGCGAGCTGATCGCCATGCGGGCCGCGGGGGTCTCGGCCTGGCGGTTCGTGCTCCCGGCCGCGGGGGCCGCCCTGATCGCGGGCGTACTGACCGTGACGATCCTCGGCCCCCTGGCCGCGTCCGGTGACGGCCTGTTCCAGCGCGAGCGGACCCGCATTTCCGGATCGGTCGGCGGCGGCGAGCAGGAGGCCATCTGGCTGCGCGAGGGCGAGGGCCAGCGGCAGATGGTGATCCGGGCGGGCCGGCAGGACCGCGCCAGCGCGCGCCTGCTGGACGTGACCTTCTTCATCTACGCCACCGACCCCCAGGGCCGACGCGCCTTCACGGAACGAATCGACGCCCAGTCCGCCAGTCTGGCGGCCGGACGGTGGCGGCTGATCGATGCAGTGGGGGCCCAGACCGGCCAGCGCGCCACCCGCTATTCCACCCTGGACTTGCCCTCCAGCCTGGCCGACGACGAGGCCTTCGAACGCTTCGCCCGGCCGCAGTCGACGCCCTTCTGGTCCCTGCCCGGCCAGATCCAGCGAATCGAGGACGCCGGTTTCTCGTCCACGGCCTATCGGCTCAGGCTGCAGCAGCTGCTCTCGACGCCGCTGTCGTTCGCCGCCATGACCATCCTGGCCGCCGCCTTCTCCCTGCGGCTGATGCGGCTGGGCGATCTGGCGCGGATGGCGGTCGCCGCCGTGGTCCTGGGCTTCGCCTTCTTCTTCCTCAATCAATTCTCCGCTGCCATGGGATCGGCCGAGGTGGTTCCGCCCTTCCTGGCTGCCTGGCTGCCGGCCGTGCTGACGGCGCTCGCGGCTCTCACCTTGCTGTTCTATACCGAAGACGGCTAA